Below is a genomic region from Miscanthus floridulus cultivar M001 chromosome 1, ASM1932011v1, whole genome shotgun sequence.
CTCCTTCGACTCCACCGCCAACCGGGATCCGAGCCGATGGATTCTAGATACGGGCACCTCCAACCACATGACGGGTGCCCAATCGGCCTTCGCCAACCTCGACACCGGCATCACCAGATCCGTGCGGTTCGGAGATGGCTCCACCGCCCGCATCGAAGGCAGCGGCATCGTGCTTCTCTCCTACAAGAATGGGGAGCACCGAACGCTGTCGAACGTCTACTATCTACCCCGACTAATGGCCAACATCATCTCCGTCGGCCAGCTGGATGAGGGCGGTTACGAAGTCCTGGTGAAGGGCGGTGTGATGGCCATCCACGACAAGGAGATGCGGCTGCTCGCGAAGATTCCCCGCAGCCCAAGGTGCCTGTACGTGCTTGACGCCACCATAGCATGGCCGGTGTGCCTGGTGGCGTAGGGCGCTGAGGATGCGTGGGTTTGGCATGCCCGATTCGGGCACGTCAACTTCACCGCGCTTCGCAAAATGGCCCGAGAAGAGCTCGTCCGTGGCCTGCCTCTGCTCAGCCAGGTGGAGCAAGTCTGCGACGCATGCCTCGCCGGCAAGCAGCGCCGCACGCCGTTCCCGTAGAAGGCACTCGGGCGCTCCACCGAGGTCCTCCAGCTCCTCCATGGCGATCTCTGCGGCCCGATCTCACCGCCAACGCCCAGCGGCAATCGCTATTTCCTCCTCCTGGTCGATGATTACTCGCGATACATGTGGGTGGTACTGTTGCCGTCCAAGGATGAAGCTGCGTCGGCCATCAAGCGTGTCCAGGCAGCCGCGGAGAGGAAGACCGGCAAGAAGCTGCTCGTGCTCCATACCGATCGGGGTGGCGAGTTCACTGTGGTGGACTTCACCGAGTACTGCGCCCAGCTCGGACTGCGTCACGAGCTCACAGCACCATATACACCGCAACAAAATGGTGTCATGGAGCGTCGCAACCAGTCCATTGTGGGCACGGCGCGATGCATGCTGAAGGCCAAAGGACTCCCTGCTgtgttctggggtgaggcggtctCGATGGCCATGTACCTGCTGAACCGGTCTTCGTCAAAGAGCATAGGGGGCAAGACACCCTACGAGCTCTGGACGGGGAGTGCATCGGGCGTCCATCATCTCCGCACGTTCGGCCGCATTGCCCACGTTAAGGTAACCTCAACAAATTCCAAGAAACTTGACGATCGCAACAGGCGCATGATCTTCGTCGGGTATGAGGCCGGGTCCAAGGCATATCGTGTCTATGATCCCTCTACCCGCTGTGTGCACATTAGCTGGGACGTCATCTTCGACGAGGGCGCTCAGTGGGCATGGCCTGCTGATCATGATGGGGGCAACACCGACTTCACCATCGCCGAGTCCACAACAGAGGAGCCCGCCGTGATCACCACCACTCGTGCACGAGTGGGTCGCGCCTCTTCTGAACCTGCTGCatcgggctccacctcgccaccATCGCCAAGCGTGCCCACGTCTCTGTTCATGCTAGCGCACACTCCTGCCGCAAGCCCTGCACCAGGCTCGTCGAGTGCCCATCTGCATCCTGACGTCGAGTTCACCACGCCGTCTGGGTCCGGCTTCAGCGAGCAGCTGGACTTCGACCATGATGATGAGGCGCCCCTGCGCTTCTGGCGCGTCGACAACATTCTCGGCTAGTCCACTCCGCCCTGTTTCATTGATCGAGAGTTGGAGGAGCACCTCCTGCTGGCCAGCGACGCCGAGCCTGCGATGTTCGACGAAGCGCTGCGTCACGAGCACTGGCGCCACGCGATGCTGGATGAGATGACCTCCATCGAAGCCAGCGGCACCTAGGAACTCATCGATGCTCCTCCACATGTGAAGCCGACCAGGttgaaatgggtctacaagaccaaGAAGGACGCCACGGGTGTGATCACCAAGTACAAGGCGCGGCTCGTCGCAAAGGGATACGTCCAACAGCAAGGCATCGACTTTGATGAAGTCTTCACGCCAGTGGCTAGACTTGAATCCATGCAGTTGCTGCTCGCCCATGCCGCCTCATAGGACTGGGCAGTGCACCACATGGACGTTAAGTCTGCGTTCCTCAACGGCGTACTCCAGGAACAAGTCTACGTCAAGCAACCACCTGGTTTTGTACTCCGCGTCCATGAGAACAAGGTCCTACACTTGGTGAAGACTCTGTACGGTCTACGTCAAGCCCCCGTGCCTGGTATGCCAAGCTCGACTCCTCTCTGATTGAGTTGGGCTTCCAGCGGAGCACCTCTGAGCACGCTGTGTATCTGCGCGGTGTGGGCGCATGCCGGCTGGTCGTCGGCATCTACGTGGATGACCTAGTGATCACAGGCGGCAACAACCACGACATCATCATGTTCAAGGAAGAAATGAAGGCGAAGTTCAAGATGAGTGATCTCGGCCTCCTTCGCTACTATCTGGGGCTGGAGGTAACCCAGAGCGAGGCCGGGATCACCATCTGCTAAAGCGCGTACGCCGCCAAGATCCTGGAGTCGGCGGGGTTGGCTAGCTGTAGTCCCAGTCAGACTCCCATGGAGCCTCGCCCGAAGCTTAGCAAGCAGAGTTCAGCTCCATCAGTGGATCCAACCAGGTACCGCAGCATCGTTGGCTCACTCCGGTATCTGGTGAACTCTAGGCCCGATCTCGCATACTCGGTGGGCTacatcagtcgcttcatggaggctCCCACCACTGAGCACCTAGCAGCTGTCAAGAGGGTGCTTAGGTACATAGCAGGCACCCTGCAGTTTGGTTGCTATTACCAGAGGAAGAAAGAAGCTCAGCTTGTCGGCTACAGCGACAGTGACTTGGTCGGTGACATCGACACCCGCAAAAGCACGACTGGAGTGATCTTCTTCCTCGGTGGCAATGTGATCACCTGGCAATCACAGAAGGAGCGTGCTGTGGCTCTGTCATcatgcgaggcagagtacatagCAGTAGCCACTGCAGCTTACCAAGGCGTTTGTCTTGCTCGTCTCCTAGCTGAGCTCAAGGGAGACGAAGCTGACGCCATCACACTGAAGATCAACAATGAGTCCGCTATCGCGCTTAGCCAGAATCCGGTGTTCCACGACCGAAGTAAGCACATAGATGTGAGATTTCATTATATTCGTGAATGTGTCGAGGAGAACAGGGTTCATCTTCAGTCCATTGGGACGTTGGAGCAGCTGGCGGACATTTGCACCAAGGCACTAGGGTGCGAGCGATTCTGTGAGTTGCGTTCCAGACTCGGTGTTCATCATGTACAGCGGCACACTAGGAGTAGGAGGAGAATTGTTAGATACTCCTATGTGCTATAGATAGGCAGCATGTTTACATTTATGCATGCACGCAGACATCAGCCTATGGTGATCGCGCGCGTATAGGAAGTAGTGGTAGTTAGTTTCGCCATGAACCAAGACATGCCGCCATGGCCAGGCGACGTCGTGCGTGGGGATGGACGCGCACCTTTCTCGCGTCGTGCGAGCCATGAGGGGCATGATCCTTCTCTGTTTTCAATAAATGGCAATACATGCATAAAAAACGTTGCACATTTTTAGCAGCACCAAAACCTGTGTCCAGTTCTCGCGTTGAGTAGGTGTTGTGCGCCTTCGGGTTCTCGCCAGAGCTCGCCGTCGGCGTTCCTCGCGTCTCACGACTGACAGCATGGAACCCACTCTACTTGATAGATATCCAATTTACCATTAACAATTAGTAACAAACTTACGGTAGCTAGCTCTAATTCCTACCCTAGCCTTGGTGGGTAAAAACTTGTCAGATACACTAGTTTATTTCCGATATACTCAATACTTATTGTTCAGCTAAGAGAAATTGAAATGGTAGTAAGACTTGTTATATATGTATTAAGTCTAACCTATCTAATATTTTTTTAATTGCTATTATTTTGGTTCCTATGACGTGTTGTGTTTATTTTGTTTGGCATTAAACCACCACAAAATATCAATCATCTTTATATTAGTTGGTCGAAATTGGGTGGACACTGTCACAATCACCTATTATTGTCTGACGCATGAGCTTTTTGCTAGGCAATTTAGATCACAAGGAATGGCATGGTGTTTGATAAAGGCCAACCAAAAACTTTTTTGCAGGTCCTTTTCTAGGAGCCACACTGATTTTGATTTTGGGCTCTATACAACGCTTGGAGAAAGACAGAACATATCTCTAGGCCCGTAGGCTATTAGATCTAATGGAAGATCTTTTAGTACTATCCGGATTCTAGTTTCAAACCTGTAACAAGTTTAAATTCTTGGTTTGTTTGTAATAAGCGTGGACTGATGTTGCTTCTTTGAAGAAGGCGAAGGTAGAATTTTCTACTATCTAAAAAAATCTATATATAGTCAAGAATAAAAAGGTTTTCCAATTGCATTGTTCCTAATGGCTTACGCTTACCACACATCATCGGCTAATGGTCAAGTGACCATCTGCCTTGTCCATTTATTTTCCACAACATTGGTGTTTATAGCTATGAGAACAATCAATTATCCAACTCAGACCTTTCTCCATTGTAAATGTACTATATGTATCGATATTTAGCCGTGGAAGAAACCCACAGCCCACACAATGTGAAAGAGACTTATCAACACTGCAAATAGGAATAGGCCCAGAGCTGCTCTCCAACAGCCGTGGACTAGGTAGTGGCATCGACTGCCTGAATTATTTTATTGGCAACGATTGCGACGAGCTGATATAGCGAGGGCCAGAGTAAGTTTTTTGTGGGTTTGTTGCTTGATGATGATTGAAGAGAAATGAGCTCACCGTCAAAACTAAAAAGAACGCTGATTGAATTAACCATGCGGCAAGGCTCAAGCAGAGTAACTACCTACCTCATTCAGACATGCAGCTGTGGGTAACAAAGCCAAGGTGATTCAATTTGGTAAACATTCAGGATAATCAAAACCATAGAAATGCTGTAGTACATTATTATCTTCTCGATCTTCACCCTTTTATTTGACTTGTATAATTGGATGAGTTGATCTATCGCCGCCTTATCCTTCCATAAGCTTATAGATAACTAGTATAAATATAAGGGATAATATCATTCTATTAAATTGGAGGAATGGACCAAACAATACACCATCTCATCACGAGGTGGTTCCTCAAGAAATCAAACACCACATTAATCTTGGATATAACTTGTGGCACCAAAAGTACTTTATTTGAACAATCAATTTCCTTGCAATGCTGATGTGAGACATATCTAAGGACCTACCTAATTAGATTGAGGAGTCGCTATCATCACTGCAAGTTGTAGCCCCACTATTGGTACCATCTTCAATCTCAACTTTGGCATGACTCGAAGGAGAAGCATATTTGGATGGTTCCACTTCcacctctttttctttctttggaTGGTCCCTACAACGTCTCTTGCCATGAGACGGGCCAAACCCGTTGTAGTAGGAGAAGCCCTCGGTTGCATCGTAGTTATTGGCAAGCTTCTTCTTTTGCAAGTTGGAGCTGCTGGAGGGCTTGGAGGCTATTGTTGGTACTACCACCATCACCTTATCTTTGTccattggaaaagcaaactccaGGTTCAAGTAGGAACTCTTCATCAAGTAGTACTCATAGAGGGAGTTGGGGCGGCTTGCATTGTTAGAGCACTTCCAACCCTTGCCATCATTCTTCTTGCACTTCTAGGTCTGTGTTGCCCCTTCCTCACCCTCCTATTTCTTCACATTTGCACTCTTTTGGGTCTGTCCTCCTTTATTCTCCTTCATTGTAGCCTTCTTCagtgttgtcttcttcttcagtGTCTGTAGTTGTGCTCTGTCACTGCTAGCTGTGACCATGGCCATCATCTCTTTATTCTTCACGGAGGTGACCGGCATGCTAGCTAAGGAGGTGTGGCATGCACAGGAGTCCATATTGACATGGTAGCTACCAATGAGGTCATCCACCTCCTAAATGGAGAAAGGTAAATAAACAAAATAGAAGCATTGTCATCATCATGCATAACAACAATGTTCATCCTGCTACTTTGCCAACATAGGGGACATAGAGATCTAGAGTTTGACAATGCCACCACTCTTGTGATTTCAATGTTTCCTATATAGCCTACCTAAATTACCACAAAGAAAGACTGAAAGAGTAGATAAAGTAGCATAGATCCAAGCCAGGCAGGGGCCCCTCCTATCAATATA
It encodes:
- the LOC136459709 gene encoding secreted RxLR effector protein 161-like, whose protein sequence is MEPRPKLSKQSSAPSVDPTRYRSIVGSLRYLVNSRPDLAYSVGYISRFMEAPTTEHLAAVKRVLRYIAGTLQFGCYYQRKKEAQLVGYSDSDLVGDIDTRKSTTGVIFFLGGNVITWQSQKERAVALSSCEAEYIAVATAAYQGVCLARLLAELKGDEADAITLKINNESAIALSQNPVFHDRSKHIDVRFHYIRECVEENRVHLQSIGTLEQLADICTKALGCERFCELRSRLGVHHVQRHTRSRRRIVRYSYVL